Proteins encoded together in one Rhinopithecus roxellana isolate Shanxi Qingling chromosome 3, ASM756505v1, whole genome shotgun sequence window:
- the CNOT8 gene encoding CCR4-NOT transcription complex subunit 8 isoform X4: MVKLLTDSRLPEEEHEFFHILNLFFPSIYDVKYLMKSCKNLKGGLQEVADQLDLQRIGRQHQAGSDSLLTGMAFFRMKELFFEDSIDDAKYCGRLYGLGTGVAQKQNEDVDSAQEKMSILAIINNMQQ, encoded by the exons ATGGTAAAGTTGCTTACAGATTCTCGTTTGCCAGAAGAGGAACATGAATTCTTTCATATTCTGAACCTTTTCTTCCCATCCATTTATGATGTGAAATACCTGATGAAGAGTTGCAAAAATCTTAAG GGAGGTCTTCAGGAAGTTGCTGATCAGTTGGATTTGCAAAGGATTGGAAGGCAGCACCAGGCAGGCTCAGACTCACTGCTGACAGGAATGGCTTTCTTTAGGATGAAAGAG TTGTTTTTTGAGGACAGCATTGATGATGCCAAGTACTGTGGACGGCTCTATGGCTTAGGCACAGGAGTGGCCCAGAAGCAGAATGAGGATGTGGACTCTGCCCAGGAGAAGATGAGCATCCTGGCGATTATCAACAACATGCAGCAGTGA
- the CNOT8 gene encoding CCR4-NOT transcription complex subunit 8 isoform X1: MPAALVENSQVICEVWASNLEEEMRKIREIVLSYSYIAMDTEFPGVVVRPIGEFRSSIDYQYQLLRCNVDLLKIIQLGLTFTNEKGEYPSGINTWQFNFKFNLTEDMYSQDSIDLLANSGLQFQKHEEEGIDTLHFAELLMTSGVVLCDNVKWLSFHSGYDFGYMVKLLTDSRLPEEEHEFFHILNLFFPSIYDVKYLMKSCKNLKGGLQEVADQLDLQRIGRQHQAGSDSLLTGMAFFRMKELFFEDSIDDAKYCGRLYGLGTGVAQKQNEDVDSAQEKMSILAIINNMQQ, from the exons ATGCCTGCAGCACTTGTGGAGAATAGCCAGGTTATCTGTGAAGTATGGGCCAGTAATCTAGAAGAAGAGATGAGGAAGATCCGAGAAATCGTGCTCAGTTACAGTTATATTGCCATG gacacagaatttccaggtgttgtggtgcGACCAATTGGTGAATTTCGTAGTTCCATAGATTACCAGTATCAGCTTCTGCGGTGCAATgttgaccttttaaaaattatccagctGGGCCTTACATTCACAAATGAGAAGGGAGAATATCCTTCTGGAATCAATACTTGGCAGTTCAATTTCAAATTTAACCTTAC AGAGGACATGTACTCCCAGGATTCCATAGATCTCCTTGCTAACTCAGGACTACAGTTTCAGAAGCATGAAGAGGAAGGGATTGACACACTGCACTTTGCAGAACTGCTTATGACGTCAGGAGTGGTTCTCTGTGACAATGTCAAATGGCTTTCATTTCATAG TGGCTATGATTTTGGCTATATGGTAAAGTTGCTTACAGATTCTCGTTTGCCAGAAGAGGAACATGAATTCTTTCATATTCTGAACCTTTTCTTCCCATCCATTTATGATGTGAAATACCTGATGAAGAGTTGCAAAAATCTTAAG GGAGGTCTTCAGGAAGTTGCTGATCAGTTGGATTTGCAAAGGATTGGAAGGCAGCACCAGGCAGGCTCAGACTCACTGCTGACAGGAATGGCTTTCTTTAGGATGAAAGAG TTGTTTTTTGAGGACAGCATTGATGATGCCAAGTACTGTGGACGGCTCTATGGCTTAGGCACAGGAGTGGCCCAGAAGCAGAATGAGGATGTGGACTCTGCCCAGGAGAAGATGAGCATCCTGGCGATTATCAACAACATGCAGCAGTGA
- the CNOT8 gene encoding CCR4-NOT transcription complex subunit 8 isoform X2, with product MPAALVENSQVICEVWASNLEEEMRKIREIVLSYSYIAMDTEFPGVVVRPIGEFRSSIDYQYQLLRCNVDLLKIIQLGLTFTNEKGEYPSGINTWQFNFKFNLTGYDFGYMVKLLTDSRLPEEEHEFFHILNLFFPSIYDVKYLMKSCKNLKGGLQEVADQLDLQRIGRQHQAGSDSLLTGMAFFRMKELFFEDSIDDAKYCGRLYGLGTGVAQKQNEDVDSAQEKMSILAIINNMQQ from the exons ATGCCTGCAGCACTTGTGGAGAATAGCCAGGTTATCTGTGAAGTATGGGCCAGTAATCTAGAAGAAGAGATGAGGAAGATCCGAGAAATCGTGCTCAGTTACAGTTATATTGCCATG gacacagaatttccaggtgttgtggtgcGACCAATTGGTGAATTTCGTAGTTCCATAGATTACCAGTATCAGCTTCTGCGGTGCAATgttgaccttttaaaaattatccagctGGGCCTTACATTCACAAATGAGAAGGGAGAATATCCTTCTGGAATCAATACTTGGCAGTTCAATTTCAAATTTAACCTTAC TGGCTATGATTTTGGCTATATGGTAAAGTTGCTTACAGATTCTCGTTTGCCAGAAGAGGAACATGAATTCTTTCATATTCTGAACCTTTTCTTCCCATCCATTTATGATGTGAAATACCTGATGAAGAGTTGCAAAAATCTTAAG GGAGGTCTTCAGGAAGTTGCTGATCAGTTGGATTTGCAAAGGATTGGAAGGCAGCACCAGGCAGGCTCAGACTCACTGCTGACAGGAATGGCTTTCTTTAGGATGAAAGAG TTGTTTTTTGAGGACAGCATTGATGATGCCAAGTACTGTGGACGGCTCTATGGCTTAGGCACAGGAGTGGCCCAGAAGCAGAATGAGGATGTGGACTCTGCCCAGGAGAAGATGAGCATCCTGGCGATTATCAACAACATGCAGCAGTGA
- the CNOT8 gene encoding CCR4-NOT transcription complex subunit 8 isoform X3, producing MYSQDSIDLLANSGLQFQKHEEEGIDTLHFAELLMTSGVVLCDNVKWLSFHSGYDFGYMVKLLTDSRLPEEEHEFFHILNLFFPSIYDVKYLMKSCKNLKGGLQEVADQLDLQRIGRQHQAGSDSLLTGMAFFRMKELFFEDSIDDAKYCGRLYGLGTGVAQKQNEDVDSAQEKMSILAIINNMQQ from the exons ATGTACTCCCAGGATTCCATAGATCTCCTTGCTAACTCAGGACTACAGTTTCAGAAGCATGAAGAGGAAGGGATTGACACACTGCACTTTGCAGAACTGCTTATGACGTCAGGAGTGGTTCTCTGTGACAATGTCAAATGGCTTTCATTTCATAG TGGCTATGATTTTGGCTATATGGTAAAGTTGCTTACAGATTCTCGTTTGCCAGAAGAGGAACATGAATTCTTTCATATTCTGAACCTTTTCTTCCCATCCATTTATGATGTGAAATACCTGATGAAGAGTTGCAAAAATCTTAAG GGAGGTCTTCAGGAAGTTGCTGATCAGTTGGATTTGCAAAGGATTGGAAGGCAGCACCAGGCAGGCTCAGACTCACTGCTGACAGGAATGGCTTTCTTTAGGATGAAAGAG TTGTTTTTTGAGGACAGCATTGATGATGCCAAGTACTGTGGACGGCTCTATGGCTTAGGCACAGGAGTGGCCCAGAAGCAGAATGAGGATGTGGACTCTGCCCAGGAGAAGATGAGCATCCTGGCGATTATCAACAACATGCAGCAGTGA